In the Cellvibrio sp. KY-GH-1 genome, TCGTTGGTCACCAACTTGCCCATAAACGGCAGTACTTTGAATGAGTAGGTATCGTAGACCTTGCTCAACAAATCGCTCTGGGGTTTGGAGAATTCCAATACCAGCAAACGGCCGCCGGGCTTGAGTACACGCAGCATGGAGCGCAGCGCCAAGTCTTTATCGGTCACATTGCGCAGGCCGAAGGCGATGGTGATGCAATCAAAGGTGTTATCGGGGAACGGCAGGTATTGTGCATCGCACTGGGCGAAGCCGATATTGCCGGCAATGCCGCGATCAATTAAACGGTCGCGGCCCACGCCGAGCATGGATGCATTGATATCGGCGAGAATAACTTGCCCGCTCGCGCCCACGCGCTTGGCAAACTGATAGCTCAAATCGCCGGTGCCGCCGGCGATGTCCAACACCTTGTGGCCGGCACGCACGCCGGAGGCTTCAATGGTAAAGCGCTTCCACAGGCGATGAATGCCGCCGGACATCAAATCATTCATCAAATCATATTTGGCAGCGACGGAATGGAATACCTCAGCGACGCGCTCGGCTTTTTCTTCGACCGGAACTTGCTGAAAGCCAAAATGGGTGGTTTTTTTATCGTTCATAGGGGCTACCAAATAGGGGCGTCCAAATAAGGGCTACCAAAAAGAGCTATCAACGCTGGATACAACAATGTTGAGCGGGCGCTCGCTGGATGTGGGCGGCATTGTACAATGCCTGCCTGTTTCTCACACCCCAAAAATCCCGCAAGATGCGGCGGGTTTCACAGGAGTTGCTTGTGCGTAGCGCGCTTGTCGTTGTTGGTTTGTTATTTGCGGTGGCTCCGGCCTTGGCGGATGGTCTAAAACCCTTTACTACCGATGGCTGCTCGGTGTGGATAGATGGCCCGCCGGATCGCCCTAACCTTTGGCGGCATTGCTGTGTCGCGCATGACCTGGCCTATTGGATTGGCGGTACCCGTACAGAGC is a window encoding:
- the ubiE gene encoding bifunctional demethylmenaquinone methyltransferase/2-methoxy-6-polyprenyl-1,4-benzoquinol methylase UbiE, with the translated sequence MNDKKTTHFGFQQVPVEEKAERVAEVFHSVAAKYDLMNDLMSGGIHRLWKRFTIEASGVRAGHKVLDIAGGTGDLSYQFAKRVGASGQVILADINASMLGVGRDRLIDRGIAGNIGFAQCDAQYLPFPDNTFDCITIAFGLRNVTDKDLALRSMLRVLKPGGRLLVLEFSKPQSDLLSKVYDTYSFKVLPFMGKLVTNDAESYRYLAESIRMHPDQQTLKEMMDNAGFVRTEFHNMTGGIVALHKGIKP